The Topomyia yanbarensis strain Yona2022 chromosome 3, ASM3024719v1, whole genome shotgun sequence nucleotide sequence TAGTCAAGTGAACGGTAAATTGCTACGCTCCAAATCGTATCGAATTTGGTAATATATGTTTTTCAGCAAAATTAATAAAGATTGACTGTCCACAGGTCTCTCTCGTAACCCTTGAATTATTCATTTGCCACTGACACGAGTgattttttgaaacaaaaatgacCTGAAAATGTAATTCTCTACATATTGCGTATCGAAAGAAATGCCCATACCATCACTTCTAATTAGATCGTTTGGCGTTATATTTTCAGGACGTTGAAAATTCTCGGTCCTATATTGACGAGTTATACTCGGAGGATACGTACAAATGCCAAGAGGCTATTGTATGTCTAAAGAACGCCGTTATTGGATCCAACAAGAAGAAAGGTTCTGTCATTTCTCAGGGTATCGTTCCCAGATTGATTTCCTTGTTGCGTGATGAAACCAAAGCACCCAACTTACGATTAGATGCGGCCATCGTAATTGGTTCGTTGGCCAAAGGAACAGAATCTCAGGtgcattcattgatttattatGAGACGGTTCAGGTGCTGTTAGGAATCGTGGTCAATCCTAACACTGAAAGGCGCCTAATGGAGACATGCTTGGGTGCCCTGAAAACCGTCCTTCAGTACCCGTTTGCACCAATTGAATTGCTGCATTCTAACATAGGAAATCTGGTTCGATTGATTCGTAAGTACAGAGACAAAACCGATGAATATTCTACGAATAATGTTAAATTTTTCAGATCTCGCTTGCCCAGAGAGCTCCATTCAGTGTCAGGTGTATGTGGCAAATATTTTTGTACCGTTGTGTCACTCGTCCCACCAGCAGAAAAATCTTTGCCAGGCCAACGTAATTCCGTTCCTAGCACGGTTGATGACTAGCCAACTCACTATCCTTCAAGTACCTGCCCTCAAGTGTCTCGCGGCAATGTGCTTCACTAACAAGTACGTATCGGACATAGTGTGTCTGACTTGCCATGAAAATCGCTCGATACTAGACATTCTGACGGAACTGTTATCGAGAACACGCGACGTTCAAATTCAGTTATCAGCCAGTCGTTGTTTGACCTACCTGCACCGGTCGGGCTCGTTGCGTGCGGATGACTATAGAATCGTCTATAAAACACTACCCAGCTTGGCACGGCTCTGTTCAGTGGACTTCGAAGAAGAAACACGAGCGACGGCAGCCGAAACATTGGCATATTTGGCTGAGGTTTGCTTCATTCGTTGTATTGTTGACCTGAACTATTTAACCTCGTTTTGTTTCAAGATTGACTCTGAACTGCAGCGTCTGGCGGCCATCAGTAATCATTTGATTTGTTCGCTTGCAAGTTTGATCCGCTGTCCGTCGCCATTGTCGCGCCAGGGAGCGTTCCGATGTTTCGCTTCACTCGCCGCAAACGACGAGGACATACGGAAGCGAATCATCGAGATGGACGGACTGATGGAGGAAGTACTGAACGGATTGAAAGACACATGTCCAGAGGTAACATTGTAAATGCTTTAACATATCCTTTTGGTTGTAATGGTTCGTCAAAAAAGGGGTATGTTTAAGAATCTATGGATGCAGGCGGTCTGTACCAGATCGGTTTATTCACGAATGCTAATGGAAGAGTTCTCGTTCTTGCGTTCGTAATCAACATCGATATTGTAGAACCTCCGATCGCTATACTCAAAGTCGACCCCCGTCGCAAACCTTTTGTGCTACGACTGATTGTATACAATTCCACAGAAATccatttcccagaaagccaTGGGTTtattttagttaccatttccaataccaTCCATGTATCCTACATTATACTACATTGTACCAGAGGTTAATACTGCTCTGGTGGTTTTGGTTATTCGTATATCTGTGTACCGTGCTCCAACAACCACTAGATTTACATGATCCAAAACCATCGTCTTGCAATATTACGACGATAGGTCAATTGGATAAAGCGACATCCCATTTGGTGTCAACGAAGCTTCCTTCAGAAGATGACGtgtaacaaaaaaaacttattaTTCGCTAGAATTGGAAAGTGAAAGGGAAGAGATTTTTTCTCTACCATAACATTTTAGGCATCGGTAAATGGTAtggtgtcaaaatgtatatgggAAAAAGCATATTCTGGGATGGTATGGTGACCGTTCTAAAGAACCCGTTGTTCGTATGGTCGAGTATGGAAAAACGATAATACTTATATTCGATATCATATCAGGCAATGATTATTCTATCGCAGAACGAActatattgaaaatggtttttaaacgtttgatacaatggttggcatatggtatACATTTATTTACCcgaaaaatcggttgaaaagatCAAATCAATAGAAAAAGTAAAACTTCTGGGAATGTCTTTCCGGGAAATAGTGCATATTCTGGTGGATGGAATTCTGGGGGATGGTACATGTTGGAGAATGACTTTCTGGGTAATAGTATATTCTGGAGGATGGTTTCCTGGGggtggaattctggggaatgatttTCTGGCGAACAGCATACAATCGCTACGACTTGTTGCACGTACCTGCGCTGGATGTGATTTATTCCGATCGTTTATGGCCTTGATTTTGGCTTGAAGCTTCCGGCAGACGCGCTAGTACCTATTTTATCGGCTTcctcgaagaaaaatgacaacctcactcaacgtagaaaaaaatgtgcccaCCTGTgctgccgtgatccgcataacagtcccatttgctatagatttcctatgcaggtgggactgttatgcgtatcacggcagtgtATCCGTCTGGGAAGCACTGTGCGAAGTCTTCTATTGTTGCTGGGCGCAAATTCGGTTATTCATCATCACAGTGGCTAAAGAGGTTGCAACAACACGCCAATATTAACGCCAGAAGAACTCGtttgaaacaaacaaattcagttaaaattattcatcgtcTCACTAGACCTGGAGAAATTGGTGTAAATCCCGGAGATCGTCTCTTAAAACGGAAGTCTCCGGGTTAAACACGGAAGAGTGGCAACCCGATACCTATCGCATAGGGCACTTGCGGAGCGCATGCACTGCTGGTTAATAAAATATGTGtgtgatagattattttgtttttgtctcAATTACACATATCAAGTTACAGCAGTCTCAATCGCACCTATCGCACACACAAGCCCTGgtatctgtcaagttactagtggATTGTTGGCGCTGATTATATTTACAATTCTTGTCCAGATGCAACACAAAACTGCAATAGTTTTTATGTGTGGccaatataataggtgtgtgcaatatattaaccggttatTAATTTACACAATTCCATTAaacgttttattttgtaaatattgAATCCTGTATGCTTATAAATGTATTTAAACGTTGAATAAGGCAAAGATTTttatagaatgggtcgagcatctcactgtactcaagtCAAAGGAGTTTCGCTAAGAAATTTTGCTCAAGAAGATAAGACGTACAAAGGCCGTGcggtgtccggcgggctaaaatctttttgcactttTTCAGCAAAGAATAGCGCACCACTGAGCACCGCCCATGTCGTAAggggcgactaacaacatgttAGAATTTTCTTGGACTTTAAGGTTTTGCATCATAGCTTTTATCCGCTCTGCATTGAgtaaatcactgacatatagtcaccttttctgattcgctaatCCCGATTGTGTGGCAATattgaaatctaattctacactaagtaacagcatatattaatataccggctaaTCAAAGCAGAGATATAACTATAAAAGCTTAACCGTattggcctaagatgaagctgtcgaattgtacaaaaagttttttgtgtggcaagcgaagaatagatgtgtcaaaataagccaatttttttaaagcggGAACCGTCTACGGACAAATATACATTGacaaatacctccaaaagtgacttcttgaggtctcatgcaGGTCTGATACTAGCTTTGTACTAcctttgctttcctaaacagtggtAAACGTTTTAACACTTCAGAACTTAACTCTGTAagaaaacttcgtaaaatcgcactcctgatCCCTTCTTCAAAAttatccagtgcagtactctgcgtcagtctttcgagtttgaaccgCTTATATGGTAGTCGGTCTTTGCCAGTATTGCAGTACAAGTTATGAGCGCCCCAGGAGCACAGCGACATATTATTTCATCTATACCCGAACTCGCCCCTGAACATATGCATAGGCGGCAACCACCGGTGATACCCAATAATCAATATCATCCCACAGAAATTAATATTACACCGAATCCATCATTTATAGTGCAACAGCCAATACCATCATCAAACCCGTCGGAGTACTGTCCGTTGCCTCCACAATCTGCCCCAGCACACTTTCCACCGTCGCTTACCGTATGGCCAACAGACGGTCTCATCAGTCCGCAACAGCTTGCAACACgctacgtcgtcagcaaagagTTGCCTAAATTCTCGGGTGATCCTTTAGAGTGGCCAATGTTTTTAAGCTACTACGGCTATGTGTGGAATACAGCCTGATGAAAACCTCGCGAGGCTACAGAAAAGCCTAATAGGAAGTGCGAGAGAGAAAGTCCAGAGTATCCACATTCTTCCATCAGCAATCCCGGAAATGATTGACACACTTAGAGATGAATGCGGCCGACCGGAGCAACTGCTTCATTGCTTGCTTTCAAGAATACGTTCCGCCCCTTCTCCGAACGTAAACAAACTTGAAACGCTAGTAACATTCGGGAGAGAGGTGCGAAACCGAGTTACATACATCGAGGCGTCCAATTTACAAGCCCATCTCTCCAAACCGATGCTGCTAATGGAGCTAGTAGGAAAGTTACCACCTAGTATGCGCTTGGAGTGGGGGCTTCATTGTCAGCGCATTTCCGATGCTTCATTAAGAGCATTCAGCTCCCGTCGCAGTTTAAAGAAAGAGAAGCATGGCTTTGTCAACACTCATTCTAGCGATAATGAACCTGGCTCAGAGCCAGGTGAGAAACTAACAGCTACCTATTCAAACCAAAATAGAGAGAGGAGACCATGTCTAGCGTGTCAGTGCACTGATCACAGAATCCGGAACTGTGACAAATTCTTCAAGTTTACTCTTCTTGAACGACTTAAGTTTGTGGAGCAAAATGAATTGTGTAGGCGTTGTCTAAGCGGACATGGTAAGTGGCCTTGTAGAACTAGCAACCATGTGGTATACACGGTTGCACGGAGCCACATCATAAACTACTGCATTCAGAAACTTCGAAAGCAGATGAAGAAAATATTCAACAAGCTAACCGCTGGAGCTTATCGGCACATTGCCATAAGATCTGTTTCTACATTCGCGTTTCTGGACGATGGATCGGATCTAACGCTGCTGGAGAATGGTCTCGCTGATGAATTAGGATTGGAAGGAGTTGAAAGCTCATTTTGTCTCCAATGGACTAGCAATGTAAGCAGGAAAGAGTCGTCTTCAAAAAGAGTGCAATTAACCATATCTGGAGTTGATCGTCAATCTAAATATACTCTGCAAAATGTTCGAACAGTAGACAATCTATGTCTCCCGAAGCAAAATATCTGGATTATCAAGAACTATCGAAACGATTTGCGTTCCTGAGAGGTCTCCCTATCCAAAGCTACTTAGAGGCTGCACCGAGAATCCTGATAGGAGTTGACAATGCGAGGCTTAAGTTGCCTCTTAGAACCGGTAGAACCGGTAACTATTAAGACACGATTGGGATGGACTGTGTTTGGAGGTCGGCACGAAACAGCGGGACACGACAGAGTCATGATTCATGTCTGTAACTGCTCTAATGATGATCGAAAACTTCATGATTTGGTGAAAGATTATTTTGCCCTGGAAGATTTGGGAGTCACTACGTTGGCCGTACCGGAGTCGACGGAGGATCAACGCGCCCGCAAGATTTTGCAGGAAACAACAAGGAGGACGGCATCTGGCCGATTCGAGACAGGATTGCTCTGGAAGACTGATAAagtagtgtttccaaatagTTACCCGATGGCAGTGCTTAGGCTCAAATGCTTAGAACGCCGGCTACGTTTAGATTCGAACCTGCAGAAGGCAGTGACTGACCAGATTGCTGAGTATGAAGAACTAGGGTATGCTCACAAAGCGACCACAGAAGAACTAGGCAACACAGACCACCAACGTGTGTGGTATTTGCCTTTGGGAGTAGTCTGTAACCCTCGTAAGCCAAACAAGATACGGGTCGTATGGGACGCAGCTGCAACAGTTAATGGAATTTCGCTTAACTCCAAGCTGCTAAAAGGACCGGATCTTTTAACTCCGCTCTTATCTGTTTTATGTCGGTTCCGACAAAGGCAGTACGCTATTGCGGGCGATATTCGCCAAATGTTTCATCAGCTACAGATTCGAGAAGAAGATCGGCACTCACAAGGGCTTCTGTGGCGCAGCGATGAACATTCCACGCCTGAGATCTACATCATGGATGTGGCTACGTTTGGGGCAAGCTTTTCTCCGTGCTCAGCGcaatatgtaaaaaacacaaatgCCCGAGATTTTTCAGAACGGTATCCTGAAGCAGCGACTGGATGACTACCTGGACAGCAGAGACACCATCGAAGAGGCAGCAAAGTTAGCAGTGGATGTGCGTACAATAGACAGTAAAGCTGGTTTCGAAATCCGGAATTGGCAATCTAATTCAGATCAGGTTCTGAGACGGGTCAGTGTAGAGACGACGAATGCTGTAAAAAGCTTTTCAGCAGAAAAAACAACAGTAGCAGAACGTGTGCTAGGTATGATGTGGATTCCGGACGAAGATGTCTTCGTGTTCGCCGCACAGTTTAGATCAGATCTACAACCTTTACTAACGAGCGAAATTATTCCAACCAAGAGGCAAATTTTACAAGTTGTCATGAGCCTGTTTGATCCGCTAGGACTAATTGCCACCTATACAATTCACGGAAAGATTATCATACAGGATGTGGGATGAACCTATTAAAGAGAACGATTTCACAAACTGGCAGCGATGGGTAAAACTTGCACCAGAACTAGATCGTGTGAGAATACCCAGATGCTATTTTCCTAATTATGGACAACAAAGTTATCAGTCACTGCAACTCCATGTGTTCGTAGATGCAAGTGAGCTGGCGTACTGTTGCGTTGCATACTTTCGTATCATGGATGGTAACACCCCAAGATGTATACTGGTAGCTTCCAAAGCCAAGGTTACTCCCCTACAACAATTCCCAGAAATGAGCTAAACGCCGCAGTGTTGGGAGTTCGGCTGATGAAAACAATAacagaaaatcacaatttaccTATTCAGCAACGGTTCTTATGGACAGACTCGACGACTGTTTTATCGTGGCTCAAGGCAGACCCTCGTAAATATCGTCAATACGTAGCCTTCAGAATCGTAGAGATACTTGCCGAAACAACGATTGAGGAATGGAATTGGGTACCAACTAAGATGAATATTGCCGATCATGCAACAAAGTGGGGAAGCGGACCAAGTTTCGATGCTCAGAACATTTGGTTTCGAGGGCCTGATTTTTATATTTGCCAGAAACAAACTGGCCTTCGAGGAAGTTTGATCTAAATGAGGCGAAGGAGGAACTACGAAACCTTCACGTACATAGGCGAACGTCAAACCGAGAATTGGTCGAGTTTTCTAAGTTTTCTCGTTTTGAAGATCTCTTGAAACGACTTGCGTATTTACATCATTTTGCGAGAAAATGTCGTTCACACGAAAGAGCGTCACCAGTATCACGGAGCGTTTCACTAACTCAGCACGATTATATAGTTGCAGAGAAAAGTTTGTGGCGAATGGTACAAGCTGAAGCTTTTGAGACGGAAATTGTGGTACTGAAACAAAACGCTGATTTGCCGATTGCCCAGCGTTTACGCCTTGGTAAGACTAGCCCACTAAAAGGTTTATCTCCGTTGGAAAGTCGCATAGATCCGAAGGCTGCATACTATTGTTTTAACTTCCGAAATCCGGTGATGTTACCTAGGCAGAGCCATGTAACGGAATTGCTCATTCTACGATTTCATCAACGATACGGTCATGCTAACAAAAGTACAGTGATGAATGAAATGCAACAGAAATTCCACGTTCCTAAACTACGGTCAGTCGTGAACAAGATCGTGAAGAAGTGTATGTGGTGCCGTGTATACCGAACTAAACCGATCGAGCCAAGGATGGCGCCACTCCCACAGATACGAGTCACTCCGTATGTTCGTCCATTCACATTTGTTGGATTGGACTACTTTGGACCGTTACTAGTGAAACGAGGAAGAAGCAACCATAAGCGCTGGGTGGCACTGTTCACCTGCCTCACAGTGCGTGCCATTCATGTGGAGGTGGTGAATTCATTATCTGCGGAGTCTTGCAAATGGCTATCCGAAGGTTCATCGCTAGAAGAGGGACACCTCAACAGATCTTCAGCGACAATGGCACCAATTTCCGAGATGCAGCGAGAGAACTGTCTGAAGTGATCAAAACAATTAACCGTTCGATAGCAGCAGCATTTACCAATGCTGAAACAGAATGGCACTTCAATCCGCCATCAGCCCCTCACATGGGTGGCGCATGGGAAAGAAAAGTTCGCTCAGTGAAGGAGGCCCTCAAAGTACTGTCCCATCGTGACAAGTTGGACGACGAGGGACTAACAACGCTTTTATCGGAAGCAGAGATGATCGTCAACTCACATCCGCTTACATTTGTACCTTTGGAGACGCCAGAGCAAATTGGAAGTAGTAACCCCGAACAACTTCCTCCTAATGAGCTCGGGCGGAGCCTCCAACACGAATAGGTCTCCAGCACATGAATCAATCTGCCTGCGAACAAACTGGAAACTCTTACAGCATCTACTCAACCAATTTTGGAAGCGTTGGGTTCAAGCTTATCTTCCAACTATCGCCAGAAGAACCAAGTGGTTTTCGGAACAAAAATCATTGCAGGAAGGTGATTTAGTGATTGTGGTAGACGAAACTGTGCGAAACGGTTGGTTGCGAGGCCGTGTAATAAAGACCTACCCAGGACTAGACGACCAGGTACGTAAAGTTGACGTGCTAACTAATAATGGAACATTACAACGACCAGTGATCAAGGTAGCTCTTCTGGATGTTCTAAATGATAGTAAGGCCAACCATGGATAGGCAATACGGGTCGGGGTGTTAAGATAGGTACGATCCAGCCCCTCGATCTCTAGAATCGTTGCTTCATTAAAAAGTCAGCCTCTAAATAAGGCGTTGCATCAAGAAATCATTAGATGTAAGAGAAAACCTAGATGTTAACAAAAGTGAAATTAATCTGCATTGATTGCTACATCTAACGTGTTTAGTGCTAATCTACAAATTGAATTCTTCAAGGTAATAATTATATTTAAGAAAATGTTCTGTGAATTCCATCGAACAGTGTTAACACCAATTAATTCCAGCTTTAGCAACAAGTGCTTTGTCATGTGGCCAATATCCCACAAGATCCTCGTGCGAGGCGATTAAGATAGGGCAAATAGATTGCTATTGGTGGTACACTGCGTAAGGAGAGACATAACCTTGTTATCAGTAGAATAACTCGTGAAAATTATTGTAAGTAGATTTAAGGGTTTGGTTTACTTGttactaaaataaaatatttttagtttGAGCAAACGGACtgcgaaaagtttttacaattgcTCTTCTCCTATCTATTCTTTTTCTGGGCCGCCGATGGATCAAGAGCCCGTGTCGTTGTGTTTATTGTATTCATTACGCATTATAAACGTTTGCAGTTTggcatttaacccaattatgaAAACGTGTCTGATAtggagagtggagatgccaacttgtcattgacatttcgcagtgaatttcttcAGATTCAATTGAGATatcttttataatttttatacgcttgctttgtactgaaaactgtggaaatgatcattgaagtgttaataagaagcacTACTCCCGATGGTCGGCTGTTCGCAGTTCAAATTTCTCGTTtcgaattctcggaaattgatTGCGAGCGACTTTCGTACATAT carries:
- the LOC131689515 gene encoding armadillo repeat-containing protein 8-like isoform X1, whose amino-acid sequence is MEPFACFMDVENSRSYIDELYSEDTYKCQEAIVCLKNAVIGSNKKKGSVISQGIVPRLISLLRDETKAPNLRLDAAIVIGSLAKGTESQVHSLIYYETVQVLLGIVVNPNTERRLMETCLGALKTVLQYPFAPIELLHSNIGNLVRLIHLACPESSIQCQVYVANIFVPLCHSSHQQKNLCQANVIPFLARLMTSQLTILQVPALKCLAAMCFTNKYVSDIVCLTCHENRSILDILTELLSRTRDVQIQLSASRCLTYLHRSGSLRADDYRIVYKTLPSLARLCSVDFEEETRATAAETLAYLAEIDSELQRLAAISNHLICSLASLIRCPSPLSRQGAFRCFASLAANDEDIRKRIIEMDGLMEEVLNGLKDTCPEVRLSAVRCLHSLSRSVQLLRTTFQDHSVWRPLMDLLVGEPSLELLTVVTSTICNLLLEFSPAKEPMLESGAVEMLSELTKHSDPALRLNGSWALMNMAFQAEQHVKSKIINTLGTDRIFQLLGDSDERVIMKTLGLLRNLLSNTLHIEIIMSEHASEVLRAVNLVLDGPHPPEVKEQALIIISNITAGARDKDYVLEDENILKKIREFLVVSDNKLQMGAVFVVRNLMDKSGRQKMLRESGILENLEQLLHMTPRDSQFYEDIRQEILRFDFSDEH
- the LOC131689515 gene encoding armadillo repeat-containing protein 8-like isoform X2 — protein: MEPFACFMDVENSRSYIDELYSEDTYKCQEAIVCLKNAVIGSNKKKGSVISQGIVPRLISLLRDETKAPNLRLDAAIVIGSLAKGTESQVHSLIYYETVQVLLGIVVNPNTERRLMETCLGALKTVLQYPFAPIELLHSNIGNLVRLIHLACPESSIQCQVYVANIFVPLCHSSHQQKNLCQANVIPFLARLMTSQLTILQVPALKCLAAMCFTNKYVSDIVCLTCHENRSILDILTELLSRTRDVQIQLSASRCLTYLHRSGSLRADDYRIVYKTLPSLARLCSVDFEEETRATAAETLAYLAEIDSELQRLAAISNHLICSLASLIRCPSPLSRQGAFRCFASLAANDEDIRKRIIEMDGLMEEVLNGLKDTCPEVRLSAVRCLHSLSRSVQLLRTTFQDHSVWRPLMDLLVGEPSLELLTVVTSTICNLLLEFSPAKEPMLESGAVEMLSELTKHSDPALRLNGSWALMNMAFQAEQHVKSKIINTLGTDRIFQLLGDSDERVIMKTLGLLRNLLSNTLHIEIIMSEHASEVLRAVNLVLDGPHPPEVKEQALIIISNITAGARDKDYVLEDENILKKIREFLVVSDNKLQMGAVFVVRNLMDKSGRQKMLRESGILENLEQLLHMTPRDSQFYEELLHYTAYGRRF